A region of Carassius auratus strain Wakin chromosome 41, ASM336829v1, whole genome shotgun sequence DNA encodes the following proteins:
- the LOC113059999 gene encoding zinc-binding protein A33-like: protein MHTNHMKDLKNNFNSLLGAQKEKLIQAIKKIKHEIDECNEAENEAFVDALEVENRFESIEREIRAEFQNLHRFLDEEEETDLERLRKERDKRVKILKEREKKIAMQSRDLEKAIETLNCKLREDDSLKLLKEIKELLKRCEVNFNRPPPIDSEILSSQFVGPIQYRIWKHMKTSLYPNISTLTFDPETAHPYLTLSAERTSATFEEDKVQPNENPAERNPKRFHFYYCVMGSEAFTYGRHYWEVEVKGKTAWRVGVARADIPRGEMDSSSTLNGLWTLSLRNGLITACTHPKPTKVLSYTLPIRIGIFLDCEKEEVSFYNAVTMTPLFSFYMGTVLVPLYPFYNPCDQDKGKNCAPLSIFHPSL, encoded by the exons atgcACACAAATCACATGAAGGACCTAAAGAACAACTTTAACTCTCTCCTCGGTGCCCAAAAG GAGAAGCTTATTCAGGCGATTAAAAAGATCAAACATGAAATTGATGAATGTAACGAGGCTGAGAATGAGGCCTTTGTGGACGCACTGGAGGTCGAG AACAGATTTGAATCAATAGAACGTGAAATTCGAGCAGAGTTCCAAAACCTCCATCGTTTCctggatgaggaggaagagacagACCTAGAACGGCTGAGGAAGGAAAGGGACAAACGAGTGAAGAtcttaaaagagagagagaaaaagattgCCATGCAGAGTAGAGATCTAGAGAAAGCCATTGAGACTCTGAACTGCAAACTCCGGGAAGATGACAGCCTCAAACTTTTGAAG GAAATCAAGGAGCTTCTTAAAAG ATGTGAGGTGAATTTCAATCGTCCTCCCCCAATAGACAGCGAAATTCTCTCCAGTCAGTTTGTGGGCCCCATTCAGTACCGGATCTggaaacacatgaaaacatcccTCTACCCaa ACATATCCACGTTGACTTTTGACCCTGAAACGGCACATCCCTACCTGACCTTGTCTGCTGAGAGAACTTCAGCGACGTTCGAGGAAGACAAGGTGCAGCCTAACGAGAACCCAGCCGAAAGGAACCCGAAGCGCTTCCACTTCTATTATTGTGTGATGGGGTCAGAGGCCTTCACTTATGGCCGTCATTACTGGGAGGTGGAAGTGAAAGGAAAGACTGCCTGGCGAGTGGGTGTGGCCAGAGCGGACATACCCCGGGGAGAGATGGATTCTTCCTCCACATTAAACGGACTGTGGACACTGTCCCTCAGAAATGGCTTGATCACAGCCTGCACCCACCCAAAGCCCACAAAGGTGCTCTCATACACCCTCCCCATCCGCATCGGCATCTTCCTGGACTGTGAGAAGGAAGAGGTGTCTTTCTATAATGCTGTCACCATGACGCCACTCTTTTCTTTCTACATGGGGACTGTTCTAGTGCCGCTCTATCCATTCTACAACCCATGTGACCAAGATAAAGGCAAAAACTGTGCTCCTCTTTCCATATTTCATCCATCACTCTGA
- the LOC113060001 gene encoding uncharacterized protein LOC113060001 has protein sequence MSSGKVVELRAKLNSASKHLILENVGENDEGVYTITSPQNPENVTRITLYVRDCSSEDFINYGLDFQVSLYNILGSVRVGYRHSPVEANQTLLPAKELLNADGTPKENYQDRIEITSQMFTLRAVTGADEGSYTFSDSIGKVQKKICLNVQAHLIFVTLSYGGTLKINLHMNSSLARLLYMPQSDKYKYLIMENGQFNLPPNLDLEGRLSLEDSFCLLTDMRASDAGVFSVTDLQGFLVSDVHLEMESYRLPNINIAIIALVALLVLLLLVCLVSCLVEIRKRPAKARAIEEKVQNAGKVEGDAFRQVVQDVCTRQNEEAPALSQKEDITEKSQSTEISIKGLEVSTKDPSLQERNMETSDSGVGFNTTGLPLDSDTDAPTATIADSDVLSSFAAPDVKAIPDQIPESKKAPSPPKPAPTADLKPAPVAKSTAPPPPSPEPKPPVTPEPEPKPAVTPTPEPKPAATPEPKMTISPPPETKPTLSPSPDPKQPVTPDPKPTPEPEATTTDVKPIPSPTPETLKAVPPTPDAKPAVSPTPEPSPATVGTPEQKPAVSPLVSEPKPASPTPQSKPPVSEILDSKPTTNGTPESKADIESEPRAPISPGLDVKGTTPPKTPDTGKSSGKTPELISSGGLDSASPNDSAPPSSTDGAATD, from the exons ATGAGTTCTGGGAAAGTGGTGGAGCTTCGTGCCAAACTCAACTCTGCTTCGAAGCACCTGATCTTGGAGAATGTTGGAGAAAATGATGAAGGAGTCTATACCATCACATCTCCCCAAAATCCAGAGAATGTTACACGCATCACACTCTATGTTAGAG ATTGCTCTAGTGAGGACTTCATTAACTACGGCTTAGATTTTCAAGTATCACTGTATAATATCTTAGGCTCAGTGCGTGTGGGCTATCGCCACAGCCCTGTGGAGGCCAATCAGACATTGTTGCCGGCTAAGGAACTGCTAAATGCTGATGGAACGCCCAAGGAGAATTACCAGGACCGCATTGAGATCACTTCTCAAATGTTCACTTTGCGTGCTGTTACAGGGGCTGATGAAGGCAGTTACACCTTTAGTGATTCCATTGGGAAAGTCCAAAAGAAGATCTGCCTAAATGTGCAAG CACATCTGATatttgtgaccctttcatatggTGGCACTCTGAAAATAAACCTGCACATGAATAGCTCCCTAGCTCGCCTACTGTATATGCCTCAGTCTGATAAATATAAGTATTTGATTATGGAGAACGGACAGTTCAACCTGCCTCCTAACCTGGATCTTGAGGGTCGTCTCTCTTTGGAGGACTCTTTTTGTCTTCTTACGGACATGAGGGCCAGCGATGCCGGAGTTTTCAGTGTGACTGACCTTCAGGGATTCCTGGTGTCTGATGTCCACCTGGAGATGGAAT caTACAGGCTTCCTAATATCAACATTGCTATCATTGCTCTGGTAGCATTACTGGTGTTGCTGCTGTTGGTGTGCTTGGTGTCATGCTTGGTAGAGATACGCAAACGTCCAGCAAAGGCCAGGGCCATTGAGGAGAAAGTCCAAAATGCAGGCAAAGTGGAGGGAGATGCCTTCAGACAG GTTGTTCAAGATGTCTGTACCCGTCAGAATGAGGAAGCCCCGGCCCTGTCACAGAAAGAAGACATCACTGAGAAATCACAGAGCACAGAGATCAGCATTAAG GGTTTGGAAGTGTCAACTAAAGACCCAAGCCTTCAAGAGAGGAACATGGAGACCAGTGACTCTGGAGTGGGCTTTAATACCACTGGACTCCCGCTTGACAGTGACACTGATGCCCCAACAGCAACCATAGCAGATTCTGATGTATTGAGTTCCTTTGCTGCCCCTGATGTCAAAGCCATTCCCGACCAAATTCCAGAGTCAAAGAAAGCTCCCTCACCTCCAAAACCAGCACCAACTGCTGATCTGAAACCAGCACCTGTGGCCAAGTCGACAGCTCCTCCACCGCCATCTCCAGAACCCAAACCACCCGTAACACCTGAACCTGAACCCAAGCCAGCAGTCACTCCAACACCTGAACCAAAACCTGCTGCTACACCTGAACCCAAAATGACCATCTCACCACCACCTGAAACAAAACCCACCTTAAGCCCATCACCAGATCCCAAGCAACCTGTGACCCCTGATCCAAAACCAACTCCAGAACCTGAGGCAACAACAACTGATGTTAAACCAATTccaagtccaacccctgaaactCTAAAAGCAGTACCACCAACTCCTGATGCAAAACCAGCAGTTTCACCTACTCCTGAACCCTCACCAGCTACAGTTGGCACTCCTGAACAGAAACCCGCTGTGAGTCCTCTAGTTTCTGAGCCTAAACCAGCTTCACCCACTCCACAGTCTAAACCACCAGTCTCAGAGATCCTCGACTCAAAACCAACTACAAATGGTACTCCAGAATCTAAGGCTGACATTGAGTCAGAGCCACGTGCACCCATATCTCCTGGGCTGGATGTGAAGGGCACAACCCCTCCCAAAACCCCTGATACTGGGAAAAGCTCAGGCAAAACTCCTGAGCTCATCTCCAGTGGAGGTCTAGACTCGGCTTCCCCCAATGACAGTGCACCACCCTCAAGCACTGATGGAGCTGCCACCGACTGA
- the LOC113059998 gene encoding INO80 complex subunit E-like isoform X2, with protein MNGQAEVEVDYKRKYKNLKRKLKFLVYEQECFQEELRRGQRKLLKVSRDKSFLLDRLLQYERVDEESSDSDATVSSDSDGEGARERDREAGKKRRSPGVPSVPSSSSPHLSFLSHSGAGPLQSSSPAQYLNTVVGPLTSSYPAGSGAAGGASGPFSWVPQQMLSEDAAEEEEESEGESERGEEERGEGDEPELVIDIPNE; from the exons ATGAACGGGCAAGCTGAAGTAGAGGTGGATTAcaagagaaaatacaaaaatctcAAACGCAAGTTAAAGTTTCTGGTATAT GAGCAAGAGTGTTTTCAGGAGGAGTTGAGAAGAGGTCAGAGGAAACTATTAAAAGTTTCTAGAGACAAAAG TTTTCTGTTGGACAGACTGTTGCAGTATGAAAGGGTGGATGAAGAGTCTTCTG ATTCTGATGCAACAGTTTCCTCAGACAGCGATGGAGAAGGAGCCCGGGAGAGAGACAGGGAAGCAGGGAAGAA aaggAGGAGTCCTGGAGTTCCTTCCGTCCCTTCGTCCTCATCCCCTCATCTCTCATTCCTGTCCCACTCTGGTGCAGGTCCTCTCCAGTCATCTTCTCCAGCACAGTACCTCAACACT GTGGTTGGCCCACTCACCTCCAGTTACCCTGCGGGCAGTGGTGCAGCTGGGGGTGCGAGTGGGCCGTTCAGCTGGGTCCCACAGCAGATGCTGAGTGAGGATGcagctgaggaggaggaggagagtgaAGGAGAGAGTGAacgaggagaggaggagagaggagagggtGATGAGCCAGAGCTGGTTATTGACATACCCAATGAGTGA
- the LOC113059998 gene encoding INO80 complex subunit E-like isoform X1, whose translation MNGQAEVEVDYKRKYKNLKRKLKFLVYEQECFQEELRRGQRKLLKVSRDKSFLLDRLLQYERVDEESSDSDATVSSDSDGEGARERDREAGKKRRSPGVPSVPSSSSPHLSFLSHSGAGPLQSSSPAQYLNTLPFPPEYLAPSAERVKKERKTKLAKHRKDGSGKVVGPLTSSYPAGSGAAGGASGPFSWVPQQMLSEDAAEEEEESEGESERGEEERGEGDEPELVIDIPNE comes from the exons ATGAACGGGCAAGCTGAAGTAGAGGTGGATTAcaagagaaaatacaaaaatctcAAACGCAAGTTAAAGTTTCTGGTATAT GAGCAAGAGTGTTTTCAGGAGGAGTTGAGAAGAGGTCAGAGGAAACTATTAAAAGTTTCTAGAGACAAAAG TTTTCTGTTGGACAGACTGTTGCAGTATGAAAGGGTGGATGAAGAGTCTTCTG ATTCTGATGCAACAGTTTCCTCAGACAGCGATGGAGAAGGAGCCCGGGAGAGAGACAGGGAAGCAGGGAAGAA aaggAGGAGTCCTGGAGTTCCTTCCGTCCCTTCGTCCTCATCCCCTCATCTCTCATTCCTGTCCCACTCTGGTGCAGGTCCTCTCCAGTCATCTTCTCCAGCACAGTACCTCAACACT TTACCCTTCCCTCCTGAGTATTTGGCTCCCTCTGCTGAGCGagtgaagaaagagagaaaaactaaACTGGCCAAACACAGGAAAGATGGTTCAGGGAAG GTGGTTGGCCCACTCACCTCCAGTTACCCTGCGGGCAGTGGTGCAGCTGGGGGTGCGAGTGGGCCGTTCAGCTGGGTCCCACAGCAGATGCTGAGTGAGGATGcagctgaggaggaggaggagagtgaAGGAGAGAGTGAacgaggagaggaggagagaggagagggtGATGAGCCAGAGCTGGTTATTGACATACCCAATGAGTGA